The proteins below are encoded in one region of Amycolatopsis magusensis:
- a CDS encoding SWIM zinc finger family protein, protein MTWFSEDELRSLAGNAVFQRGRGMVGKVEDLGGLVDGVTAVVVGSEPYRVGLKHRGGTIEARCTCPFAADGAVCKHAVAVGLAWLRGGKPVGDQAVVRKYIDELTKDELVDLVLNEAGRDASLLRRLSLRAMAKQTGTLSGRVDALEQEQAFLEDARDVLDLLEEELAENRDLIRRAVEVMAQVAPDIDDESGAAAAHLLRAIALYARACAVNRPDRQELASWIAGFEKTLPGWLQVRPFAEALEEDGLRHLVELAGDERKLREQAVEALGDVDELVNLLAEDPRVDHVRIAKALYDAGRVDEAIERAEHSMTELPATRCGELAEFLVSVHLEADRPDQASAVLERFLWRSPTKQAYDQLKELCERLGTWPEPRKRVLRVLRASARERQADQLIDVLLAEGEAAQAWDAAAEFGCSQSAWLRVADQVAEDRPAEVAGVYRLLATDCVKQASRDGYRQAVVLLKKLRRVHELLETDEEFDEYVDELRRDNERRPAFLDELRKAGL, encoded by the coding sequence GTGACTTGGTTCAGTGAGGACGAGCTGCGCTCCCTCGCCGGTAACGCGGTGTTCCAGCGTGGGCGTGGGATGGTCGGCAAGGTGGAGGACCTCGGCGGGCTGGTGGACGGGGTCACGGCGGTGGTCGTCGGGTCGGAGCCGTATCGGGTGGGGCTCAAGCATCGCGGGGGGACCATCGAGGCCCGCTGCACGTGTCCGTTCGCGGCGGACGGGGCGGTGTGCAAGCACGCGGTGGCCGTCGGGCTGGCGTGGTTGCGTGGGGGCAAGCCGGTCGGGGACCAGGCCGTTGTGCGCAAGTACATCGACGAGCTCACCAAGGACGAACTGGTCGACCTCGTCCTGAACGAAGCCGGGCGGGACGCGTCGTTGTTGCGCCGGTTGTCGTTGCGGGCGATGGCCAAGCAGACCGGGACGTTGAGCGGGCGCGTGGACGCGCTCGAGCAGGAGCAGGCGTTTCTCGAGGACGCGCGCGACGTGCTCGACCTGCTCGAGGAGGAACTCGCCGAGAATCGGGACCTCATTCGCCGGGCGGTGGAGGTGATGGCCCAGGTCGCGCCCGACATCGACGACGAGTCCGGCGCCGCGGCCGCTCATCTGCTCAGGGCGATCGCGTTGTACGCGCGTGCCTGTGCGGTCAACCGGCCCGATCGGCAAGAGCTGGCGAGTTGGATTGCCGGGTTCGAGAAGACCTTGCCCGGCTGGCTGCAGGTCCGGCCGTTCGCCGAGGCCCTGGAAGAGGACGGGCTCCGCCACCTCGTCGAACTGGCTGGTGACGAGCGCAAGCTGCGCGAACAGGCCGTCGAGGCGCTCGGGGACGTCGACGAGTTGGTCAACCTGCTCGCCGAGGACCCCCGCGTCGACCACGTCCGGATCGCCAAGGCCCTCTACGACGCCGGCCGCGTGGACGAGGCGATCGAGCGCGCCGAGCACAGCATGACCGAGCTGCCCGCGACCCGCTGCGGCGAGCTGGCCGAGTTTTTGGTCTCCGTGCACCTCGAGGCCGACCGCCCCGACCAGGCATCGGCCGTGCTCGAGCGGTTCCTCTGGCGCTCGCCCACCAAGCAGGCGTACGACCAGCTCAAGGAACTCTGCGAACGCCTGGGCACCTGGCCCGAGCCACGCAAGCGCGTGCTCCGGGTCTTGCGCGCATCCGCGCGCGAGCGCCAGGCCGACCAGCTGATCGACGTCCTCCTCGCCGAAGGGGAGGCGGCGCAGGCGTGGGACGCCGCGGCCGAGTTCGGCTGCTCTCAGTCGGCCTGGCTGCGAGTGGCCGACCAGGTCGCCGAGGACCGGCCCGCCGAGGTCGCCGGCGTCTACCGCCTGCTCGCGACCGACTGCGTCAAGCAGGCCAGCCGCGACGGTTACCGGCAGGCCGTGGTGCTGCTGAAGAAACTCCGCCGGGTGCACGAACTCCTGGAAACTGACGAGGAATTCGACGAATACGTGGACGAGTTGCGCCGTGACAACGAGCGGCGCCCGGCGTTCCTCGACGAATTGCGCAAAGCCGGGCTATAG
- a CDS encoding dienelactone hydrolase family protein: MTHTHTDDYRRADGRALRLTFAEPDGVVRGGLVVLHEADGVTDGVRFLVSSLAEEGWLAVAPHIYEAGQDGKLTGQDVLDATDITLAWLVERGVQADLLGVVGFDLGGTAALVVASSRRLGAAVSVGGQSSTNDLPALVDIAGKLTSPWLGIYGDSGDETGVAEVERLREVAASSKVATNVVRYPGANHRFDADPGAAAEAWQRTLSWFDAHLR; the protein is encoded by the coding sequence CTGCGCCTGACCTTCGCCGAGCCGGACGGCGTGGTCCGCGGCGGACTGGTGGTACTGCACGAAGCGGACGGCGTCACCGACGGGGTGCGCTTCCTGGTGTCCAGCCTGGCCGAAGAAGGCTGGCTGGCGGTGGCACCGCACATCTACGAAGCGGGCCAGGACGGCAAGCTCACCGGGCAGGACGTCCTGGACGCCACCGACATCACGCTGGCCTGGCTGGTCGAGCGCGGGGTGCAGGCCGATCTGCTCGGCGTGGTGGGCTTCGACCTCGGTGGCACGGCGGCGCTGGTGGTGGCTTCGAGCAGGCGGCTGGGGGCGGCGGTCAGCGTCGGCGGCCAGTCCTCGACGAACGACCTGCCCGCGCTGGTGGACATCGCGGGCAAGCTGACCAGCCCGTGGCTCGGCATCTACGGCGACTCCGGCGACGAGACCGGGGTGGCCGAGGTGGAGCGCCTGCGCGAGGTCGCCGCGTCGTCGAAGGTCGCCACGAACGTGGTCCGCTACCCGGGCGCCAACCACCGGTTCGACGCCGATCCCGGTGCCGCCGCGGAAGCCTGGCAGCGCACGCTCAGCTGGTTCGACGCGCATCTGCGCTGA
- a CDS encoding ESX secretion-associated protein EspG — protein sequence MKKGRVAVRDPESGWIRLYPNEFFLLWTRLGLGEPPSVLGIRHVGRTAAARRWHAEAADAELSARDLGTMDHPARDLVQLLKILGESELRLDLHLAGERGEIRSFSAAGRQGAATAEVIGGEVRVGPVREPMLVATMLDALKPLPAAPGGPANVRVEDFHEACAEGERDGQAGFLGRLEDSGVRGGEAGILLRLLTKRTGGGQIGAGVRGRSGRWSRAGSVVNWVDTDEGRYALRTRGGWLTATPVDPLRLRVWAQDMVGELVGQ from the coding sequence GTGAAGAAGGGCCGCGTCGCCGTGCGTGACCCCGAAAGCGGCTGGATCCGCTTGTACCCCAACGAGTTCTTCCTGCTGTGGACGCGACTCGGGCTCGGTGAGCCGCCGAGCGTGCTCGGTATCCGGCACGTCGGTCGGACGGCCGCCGCCCGCCGGTGGCACGCCGAAGCCGCCGACGCCGAACTCAGCGCGCGGGACCTCGGCACGATGGACCACCCGGCGCGGGATCTGGTGCAGCTGCTGAAGATCCTGGGTGAAAGCGAACTGCGGCTCGACCTCCACCTCGCCGGGGAACGTGGCGAAATCCGATCGTTCTCGGCTGCCGGTCGCCAGGGCGCGGCGACGGCCGAGGTGATCGGCGGGGAGGTCCGCGTCGGTCCCGTGCGTGAGCCGATGCTGGTGGCGACCATGCTCGACGCGCTCAAGCCGTTGCCCGCGGCGCCGGGTGGCCCGGCGAACGTGCGGGTCGAGGACTTCCACGAGGCCTGCGCGGAAGGCGAACGCGACGGCCAGGCCGGGTTCCTGGGCAGGCTCGAGGACAGCGGCGTGCGCGGTGGCGAGGCGGGCATCCTGCTGCGGTTGCTCACCAAACGGACCGGCGGCGGGCAGATCGGCGCCGGGGTGCGCGGCCGTTCGGGGCGCTGGTCGCGGGCCGGCAGCGTGGTCAACTGGGTGGACACCGACGAAGGCCGGTACGCCCTGCGCACGCGCGGCGGCTGGCTGACCGCGACGCCCGTCGACCCGCTCCGGCTGAGGGTGTGGGCTCAGGACATGGTCGGGGAGCTCGTCGGTCAGTAG
- a CDS encoding WXG100 family type VII secretion target has translation MNRPDEARCLPYPPPYPSEEPEPVAGDLGIPVDWLTYPHPELYTMVHEDVDLGGAQTVAATWATLGDKLTQIGAELRAAMAKASQGWTGASAEKTKETVERLAAWCDETGVRATEVCGCVTRQAENVRVAMNAMPEPRLTALPYPMPADGTAAMSFAGGPQLITDDEADRRGGDELHQRAADVMKQFQEETYEVYGTVPEFSTPTGEQISYRTPEVPPDEPTPSEPEPKTAPPDDSTGASGVTDSPVDGVIGGYASPSPSAPVPMVGGGGQVGGAMQDPIAGGRAGAHPGAPGPGVAPAAAAAAARGGGTGGMPMGAMPMGAGGQRQEDVEHKLPGYLQEEDNIFAADLKVAPPVLGEEGPRRRA, from the coding sequence ATGAACCGTCCCGACGAGGCGCGCTGCCTGCCGTATCCGCCGCCCTACCCGTCCGAAGAGCCCGAGCCGGTCGCCGGTGACCTGGGCATCCCGGTCGACTGGCTGACCTACCCGCACCCCGAGCTGTACACCATGGTGCACGAGGACGTGGACCTCGGCGGCGCGCAGACCGTGGCCGCGACCTGGGCGACCCTCGGCGACAAGCTGACGCAGATCGGCGCCGAACTGCGGGCCGCGATGGCGAAGGCGAGCCAGGGCTGGACCGGGGCGTCCGCGGAGAAGACCAAGGAGACCGTCGAGCGGCTCGCCGCCTGGTGCGACGAGACCGGCGTCCGGGCCACCGAGGTCTGCGGTTGCGTGACGCGGCAGGCGGAGAACGTGCGGGTCGCGATGAACGCCATGCCCGAGCCGCGGCTGACCGCGCTGCCGTACCCGATGCCCGCGGACGGCACGGCGGCCATGTCGTTCGCCGGTGGGCCGCAGCTGATCACCGACGACGAAGCCGACCGGCGCGGCGGCGACGAACTGCACCAGCGGGCCGCCGACGTGATGAAGCAGTTCCAGGAAGAGACGTACGAGGTCTACGGGACCGTGCCGGAGTTCAGCACGCCGACCGGTGAGCAGATCAGCTACCGCACGCCCGAGGTGCCGCCGGACGAGCCGACGCCGTCCGAGCCGGAACCCAAAACGGCACCGCCGGATGACTCGACCGGCGCCAGCGGTGTGACCGACAGCCCGGTCGACGGGGTGATCGGCGGCTACGCGTCGCCGTCGCCGTCGGCCCCGGTTCCGATGGTCGGTGGTGGTGGCCAGGTCGGCGGTGCCATGCAGGACCCGATCGCGGGCGGGCGCGCAGGGGCGCACCCGGGTGCGCCGGGACCGGGTGTCGCGCCCGCGGCCGCCGCAGCCGCCGCGCGTGGTGGTGGCACGGGCGGCATGCCGATGGGGGCGATGCCGATGGGCGCGGGCGGTCAGCGGCAGGAGGACGTCGAGCACAAGCTGCCGGGCTACCTGCAGGAAGAGGACAACATCTTCGCGGCCGACCTCAAGGTCGCGCCGCCGGTGCTCGGTGAAGAAGGGCCGCGTCGCCGTGCGTGA
- a CDS encoding YDG/SRA domain-containing protein yields the protein MSLADISREDVLKAMAEYDHLGRDKFLSRYGFRTSRRYVVVAGAFEYDSKALLGVAHRFATGEVLKAGDFSGGGATVVARAMALGFEVRDLEESSGGVKLGEIDGVPEGTWFAKRADVAARGVHRNQQWGIVGNQRDGAESIVVSGGYEDDEDYGDVIIYTGHGGRDRKLKKQVADQSFEDSGNAALLTSKIMGTPVRVVRGNTATGYRYDGLFRVEDFSRGPGRSGFKVCRFRMVKIRPEDLVDIEPVAPAGNAKPVRRTTSSQRVVRKTAVADFVKALHDHTCQMCGTRLTIRGRGYSEGAHIRALGRPHDGPDEAENVLCLCPNCHVRFDGGEVLIDSDLSFDLDGEKRQLLRRPGHVVKREHVDYHRARHS from the coding sequence GTGAGCCTTGCGGACATCTCGAGGGAGGACGTGCTCAAGGCGATGGCCGAGTACGACCACCTGGGACGCGACAAGTTCCTGAGCCGATACGGATTTCGCACGTCTCGACGTTATGTCGTGGTGGCGGGTGCGTTCGAGTACGACTCGAAGGCATTGCTGGGGGTGGCCCATCGGTTCGCCACCGGCGAGGTGCTCAAGGCCGGGGACTTCAGCGGCGGGGGTGCAACTGTGGTTGCCAGGGCGATGGCACTCGGCTTCGAAGTCCGTGATCTGGAAGAGAGCTCCGGCGGGGTCAAGCTCGGCGAGATCGATGGTGTGCCGGAGGGCACCTGGTTCGCCAAGCGCGCTGATGTGGCAGCACGGGGTGTGCACCGCAACCAACAATGGGGGATTGTTGGTAACCAGCGCGACGGAGCCGAGTCGATCGTGGTGTCCGGTGGTTACGAGGATGACGAAGACTACGGCGACGTGATCATCTACACCGGGCACGGAGGCCGAGACAGGAAGCTCAAGAAGCAGGTCGCGGACCAGAGCTTCGAGGACTCCGGCAACGCCGCGTTGTTGACGAGCAAGATCATGGGCACGCCCGTGCGGGTGGTCCGTGGCAACACCGCAACGGGTTACCGCTACGACGGACTCTTCCGGGTTGAAGACTTCTCCCGAGGCCCGGGGCGGAGTGGGTTCAAAGTCTGCCGCTTCCGGATGGTCAAGATCCGCCCCGAAGACTTGGTCGACATCGAACCGGTTGCCCCGGCCGGCAACGCGAAACCGGTGCGGCGAACCACCTCGTCCCAGCGAGTGGTGCGGAAGACGGCGGTTGCCGACTTCGTGAAGGCGCTCCATGACCACACCTGCCAGATGTGCGGCACGCGGCTGACCATCCGAGGCCGAGGGTATTCGGAGGGTGCGCACATCAGGGCACTCGGACGGCCCCACGATGGTCCGGACGAGGCGGAGAACGTGCTCTGCCTGTGCCCGAACTGCCACGTGCGCTTCGACGGGGGTGAGGTGCTCATCGACAGTGACCTTTCTTTCGACCTGGACGGCGAGAAGAGGCAGCTGCTCCGGCGTCCTGGTCACGTGGTGAAGCGGGAGCACGTGGACTATCACCGGGCTCGACACAGTTGA
- a CDS encoding acetoacetate--CoA ligase — protein sequence MTSDTPEVLWRPDVNRDTKIDQFRGWLRDNRGVATDDYNSLWEYSTTDPAGFWSATAEFLGVRWHDQPTEVLSGAMPSARWFEGGTLNYAEHALSPGVAGAPKADDELAVIFHREDGLASQLTYGALRAQVAAARSALKELGVEKGDRVVALAPNSPQTLVAFLAAASLGAVWSSCSPDFGVRAIVDRFAQIEPVVLIAVNGYAYNGRWFDTRPTVTKLREEIPGLKATVLVDYAGGPLAGTHDWDTLLASHAGAPLEFDAVPFDHPLWVLYSSGTTGLPKGIVHGHGGIVVEHLKALALQSDLGPGERFFWFTTTGWMMWNFLISGLLVGSTIVLFDGSPGYPDLNVLWQLAEQHRVTYFGTSAPYIQSCLKAHVKPSRDYDLTALRALGSTGAPLSQEGFRWIADEVGRKVQICSVSGGTDLCTAFVGASPDTPVWLGELSNRSLGAAVQAYDEAGNAVVDEVGELVVTEPMPSMPVFFWNDPDGTRLREAYFDVYPGIWRHGDWIKITSRGSAVIYGRSDSTLNRGGVRMGTAEFYRVVENFEQVADSLVIDTSAAGAEGELLCFLVLAPGSALEDIEPSLRKELRSALSPRHVPDRFVVVEEVPRTLNGKKCEVPVKKILSGVDPERAVSRDALLNPDALTPFVALSAR from the coding sequence ATGACCAGCGACACCCCCGAAGTGCTGTGGCGGCCGGATGTGAACCGGGACACCAAGATCGACCAGTTCCGCGGGTGGCTGCGGGACAACCGCGGGGTCGCGACCGACGACTACAACTCGCTGTGGGAGTACTCCACCACCGACCCTGCCGGGTTCTGGTCCGCGACCGCCGAGTTCCTGGGCGTGCGCTGGCACGACCAGCCGACCGAGGTCCTCTCCGGTGCCATGCCGTCCGCGCGCTGGTTCGAGGGCGGCACGCTGAACTACGCCGAGCACGCGCTGAGCCCCGGGGTCGCGGGCGCGCCCAAGGCCGACGACGAGCTGGCGGTGATCTTCCACCGCGAGGACGGCCTGGCGTCGCAGCTGACCTACGGCGCCCTGCGCGCCCAGGTCGCCGCCGCGCGATCGGCGTTGAAGGAACTGGGTGTGGAGAAGGGCGACCGGGTGGTCGCGCTGGCGCCGAACAGCCCGCAGACCCTGGTCGCCTTCCTGGCCGCGGCCAGCCTGGGCGCGGTGTGGTCCTCGTGCTCGCCGGACTTCGGCGTGCGCGCCATCGTGGACCGGTTCGCGCAGATCGAGCCGGTGGTGTTGATCGCGGTGAACGGCTACGCCTACAACGGCCGCTGGTTCGACACCCGGCCGACGGTGACCAAGCTGCGCGAGGAGATCCCGGGGCTCAAGGCGACCGTGCTGGTCGACTACGCCGGCGGGCCGCTGGCCGGCACGCACGACTGGGACACGCTGCTGGCCTCGCACGCCGGCGCCCCGCTGGAGTTCGACGCGGTGCCGTTCGACCACCCGCTGTGGGTGCTGTACTCCTCGGGCACGACGGGGTTGCCGAAGGGCATCGTGCACGGGCACGGCGGCATCGTGGTGGAGCACCTGAAGGCGCTGGCGCTGCAGAGCGATCTGGGGCCGGGTGAGCGGTTCTTCTGGTTCACCACCACCGGCTGGATGATGTGGAACTTCCTGATCTCGGGGCTGCTGGTCGGCTCGACGATCGTGTTGTTCGACGGCAGCCCGGGGTACCCGGACCTGAACGTGCTGTGGCAACTGGCCGAGCAGCACCGCGTGACGTACTTCGGCACGTCGGCGCCGTACATCCAGAGCTGTCTGAAGGCGCACGTCAAGCCTTCGCGGGACTACGACCTCACTGCGCTGCGCGCCCTCGGCTCGACCGGGGCGCCGCTGAGCCAGGAGGGTTTCCGCTGGATCGCCGACGAGGTGGGGCGGAAGGTGCAGATCTGCTCGGTGTCGGGCGGGACGGACCTGTGCACGGCCTTCGTCGGCGCGTCGCCGGACACGCCGGTGTGGCTGGGCGAGCTGTCGAACCGCTCGCTGGGTGCGGCGGTGCAGGCCTACGACGAGGCCGGGAACGCGGTCGTGGACGAGGTCGGCGAACTGGTGGTCACCGAGCCGATGCCGTCGATGCCGGTGTTCTTCTGGAACGATCCGGACGGCACCCGCCTGCGCGAGGCCTATTTTGATGTCTACCCGGGCATCTGGCGCCACGGAGATTGGATCAAGATCACATCCAGGGGCTCCGCGGTCATCTACGGCCGCAGCGACTCGACCCTGAACCGCGGCGGCGTCCGCATGGGCACGGCCGAGTTCTACCGCGTGGTGGAGAACTTCGAGCAGGTCGCGGACTCCCTGGTGATCGACACCTCGGCCGCGGGTGCCGAAGGTGAGCTGCTCTGTTTCCTGGTGCTGGCCCCGGGTTCGGCCCTGGAGGACATCGAGCCGTCGCTGCGCAAGGAGCTGCGGAGCGCCCTCTCACCGCGTCACGTGCCGGACCGGTTCGTGGTGGTGGAGGAGGTCCCGCGCACGCTGAACGGCAAGAAGTGCGAGGTGCCGGTGAAGAAGATCCTCTCCGGCGTGGACCCGGAGCGAGCGGTGAGCCGAGACGCCCTCCTCAACCCGGACGCCCTTACCCCATTCGTGGCTCTGTCTGCCCGCTGA
- a CDS encoding AAA family ATPase produces MTDPLAGEADELSAALDDVDLDSPSTTKFAEFEYVLAALGQLPRNRVYAVAVNRAPELAALVQTVPANNAFLLAVVVKDATELTRTREAVKHYLTSGGVAAALVIARRSTSGWQPAWLGVQVESADAQLTAKMTGLASHLALEVDRVKAPPASKRARRWPGRSLRAAPQPLVLDDRTRRMLRGAVTSRSAVMLVGPPGTGKTQLVGEVIDAVAKDPAAYGMTMAHDYLVVTPDESWSARDLVGGETVDDTSKVRFSPGHVLEAISEDRWLVLDEANRADLDRIFSGLFTWLTGNTVIVGRVSGDPDASPIFLGWADGPKSEVIGAELLRSGAPDDGQGAVHYLAGTEWRMFGTYNAVDAQRVFRFGLALGRRFAHVPVELPSAAGFSKALADRLSNLTVPLPDTLHQTLVSVLERIYRAHAALSDAEMGPAALLAIPEYLDAKEVPASLEELRERIAEAYLMGMGTWLATLDDSSLEQLSTEIGQSGALGDQWDWLVAKLGGLR; encoded by the coding sequence ATGACCGATCCACTCGCTGGGGAGGCGGACGAGCTCAGCGCCGCCCTCGATGACGTCGACCTCGATTCGCCGAGCACCACCAAGTTCGCCGAGTTCGAGTACGTGTTGGCGGCCCTGGGGCAGTTGCCGCGGAACCGGGTCTACGCGGTGGCGGTCAATCGAGCTCCCGAGTTGGCGGCCTTGGTGCAAACGGTGCCGGCGAACAACGCGTTCCTGCTGGCTGTGGTCGTCAAAGACGCAACGGAACTGACGCGCACGCGTGAGGCCGTCAAGCATTACTTGACCAGTGGCGGTGTGGCCGCAGCTTTGGTGATCGCGCGGCGGTCGACGAGTGGCTGGCAGCCGGCCTGGCTGGGCGTGCAGGTTGAAAGCGCGGATGCCCAGCTCACCGCCAAGATGACCGGCCTCGCCAGTCATCTGGCGCTCGAGGTCGACCGGGTCAAAGCACCGCCGGCGAGCAAGCGCGCGAGGAGGTGGCCGGGCCGGTCCCTGCGTGCGGCTCCCCAGCCCCTGGTCTTGGACGACCGGACCCGACGGATGCTGCGCGGTGCGGTGACTTCGCGAAGCGCGGTGATGTTGGTCGGACCGCCGGGGACGGGCAAGACCCAGTTGGTCGGCGAAGTCATCGACGCCGTGGCGAAGGATCCGGCGGCTTATGGGATGACCATGGCGCACGACTACCTGGTGGTCACGCCGGACGAGTCGTGGAGCGCGCGGGACTTGGTCGGCGGTGAGACCGTCGACGACACCTCGAAGGTGCGGTTCAGCCCCGGTCACGTGTTGGAGGCGATCTCCGAGGATCGGTGGCTGGTGCTCGACGAGGCCAACCGCGCGGACCTGGACCGCATCTTCTCAGGCTTGTTCACCTGGTTGACCGGCAACACGGTCATCGTCGGCCGGGTGAGCGGCGACCCCGACGCCAGCCCGATCTTCCTTGGCTGGGCGGACGGGCCGAAGAGCGAGGTGATCGGTGCGGAACTGCTCCGCTCCGGCGCACCCGACGACGGCCAAGGGGCGGTGCACTACCTCGCCGGCACGGAATGGCGGATGTTCGGCACCTACAACGCGGTCGACGCGCAGCGGGTGTTCCGCTTCGGCTTGGCACTCGGGCGCCGGTTCGCACACGTTCCCGTCGAGCTGCCTTCCGCAGCGGGCTTCAGCAAGGCGTTGGCGGATCGCCTCTCGAACCTGACCGTTCCGCTGCCGGACACGCTGCACCAGACGTTGGTTTCCGTGCTGGAGCGCATCTATCGAGCGCACGCCGCGTTGTCCGATGCCGAAATGGGACCAGCCGCGTTGCTGGCGATACCGGAGTACCTCGACGCCAAGGAGGTACCCGCTTCACTGGAGGAACTTCGAGAAAGGATCGCCGAGGCCTACCTCATGGGAATGGGGACTTGGCTCGCCACGCTCGATGACTCGTCTCTCGAGCAGTTGTCGACCGAAATCGGGCAGTCGGGCGCTCTCGGCGACCAATGGGATTGGCTGGTTGCGAAACTCGGTGGCTTGCGGTGA